gaagtcttacgggacggctagcccggttcccagtaaaacgcagaatactcagggatctaaccgtaaccaagatcggtaccgacctCTGAACGAGACTTCGGGGTACAGAGGTAACAAACCATTCAATGCTCAAACCAGTCCGCCAAGTACGGGGCCTGGTGCTAAGCCAAGTTTCAGTATTGGaggaggaacggaaggataTGTAGATCGAGCAGGAGTACCGAGACAGTATGTACCACTCAATACTCCGAGGGAACAAATTCTATCctggatcaagcacaacaacGAAGAGATTCGTTACCCGCCGAGGCTAGTGAAAGATGGAGACCGATCCAAGTTCTGTGATTTTCATGATGGTTATGGCCACGAAACAGAGGAGTGCGGACGTTTGCGAAGTGAAATAGACAAGTTGGTCTGCCAGGGGCGAttacaacattttgttgtggccaaggagggccaagaccgaggaaatacgagggtcaactcggtcaggtcgGAGCCCGGGGGGAGTAGGGAGgcccaatccccatcaaagaaaacacaagtcacgGGGGTAATTAACACAATCTCGGGAGGAGCCTCAGAGTCCGAATATGGTCGCAAgcgcagaaagaaaaagcaaaagatggtcaTGTCGGTATCTACCGGGACGCCatggcctaacattgttttcgggCCAGAGGATGCGAAAGGAGTAGATTTTCCTCATGAAGACGCTTTGATCGTATCCGCCATCATTGGATCGAAATGGGTAAAACGATTGCTGGTAGACGACGGAAGctcggttaacttgttgactctgTCAGTCTTTTTGACGATGGGAGGATCCAAGACTGACCTCAAGCCTGTGAACATTCCTCTCCTGGGGCTGGGGGGAGCTCCGGTTACCCCAGAAGGCATGGTCGAGCTGGATCTAGAGCTCGGCATCGAAATACCTCAGGAGGACGGAACAGAGGGAatcctggcggaaccaacacggaaggtacgttcactgttcatgatagttgacatgcctcttgcttataatggtattcttggtagacctatgttgtatagcacaggtgcagtgactagcattcgttacttgatgatgaaaatcccagtggaaaacgaggtcataactatcaggggaaaccaaaccctatctaggcaatgttacatggccactatgggcagcacggtggaaacgatgaacatcgatacaccCGAGCTGCTCATCAGAGAGAAAAAAGCTCAGAAACCCCGAGAAAACTTAGAAACGATTGAACTTACAGAGGGATCCGAGATGTATGTAAAGCTGGGGGTAGATTGGCCAGACGAGCACCGGGAGgctatcatagctcggataaaacagtaCGTGGAGGAGTTCACCAACAAGCCAGAGGATATTGGGGGGGTAGACCCTAAGATCATCTCGCACAAGTTGAATGTGGATGCGAAATGCaagcctgtcaagcaaaagaaaagaactttctctctagagaaacagatTGCCATCCGAGATGAAGTGGAGAAGCTCTTGAAAGCCGGGTTCATCAGGAAAGTGGACTACCCTGAATGGCTGGCTAACGTAGTCTTGATCAAGAAGTCCAACggtagatggaggctttgtatagatttcactgatctaaacaatgcctgcccaaaggacagttttcctctgccaaacattgaccaactggtggacGCGACGTGCGGATTTGCGGTCTATGCGTTTCTAGATGCTTCtcagggatatcaccagatcccgATGAGTAAAGATGACGAAGAAAAAACAGCTTTCACAACGGATCTGGGGACCTATTGTtacaagaagatgccttttggtttgaaaaatgctggGGCAACTTAccaaagactcatgaatcatgtttttaaagatcaactgggcaaaaatgtcgaggtttatgtggatgacatagtCGTGAAATCTAAAGGGATCGAGGAACATGCAGAAGATCTGGCAGAAACTTTCGAAAAGCTGAAAGGTTTTAACCTTAAGCTGAACCCGGAAAAGTGCGTTTTCGCAGTACGCTCGGGGAAATTTCTAGGGCATCTCATCTCGGAGAAAGGCATTGAGGCCAACCCGGAAAAAATCGAGGCGGTAATGAGCATGAAAGCACCCAGCTCAGTAAAAGAGGTACAAAAGTTGAACGGGAGAGTAACGGCGTTGGGCAGATTCATGAGTTGctcggccaaacgatgtttgccatttttcaaaatcctgaaaaatacaaagaatttcaagtggacagagGAGTGTAACGCAGCTTTCGAAGAGCTGAAGGTTTACCTCAGCACACCCCCGGTGCTGGGTAGACCCGAGCCTGGGGAAATCTTATACTTGTATCTCTCGGTGAATGACGAGACAGCAGCGGCAGTCCTGGTGAAGGAGGATAAGGGTCTGCAAACCCCGGTTTATTATCTCAGCAGGGTCTTGAAAGGCCCAGAGGTCAGATacccaaaaattgagaaatttgctttggcattgaaGGTGGCGGCGGAAAAACTAAGGAGATATTTCGAGGCTCACATCATTGTAGTACGTacgaaccaacctctgagaaaggcGCTGCAGAGGCCAGAGATGTCCGGACGGCTGGTCAGCTGGTCGGTCCAGTTGGGAGGATATGACATCCGGTACGAACCAAGACcggctctgaaagcacaagtatTGGCAGATTTCATAGCTGAGACCACTGCAAGCGACCAACCCGAAGAACCTGATGAACAACTTCTACGGTGGGTCTTAGAAGTCGACGGGGCATCAAATCTGGATGGATCGGGGGCAGGcgtagtcttgaaaggccctcacGGAGTCACACTCCGAAGCTCGGTAAAATTTGATTTCCCGGCATCCAACAATGCCGCGGAATATGAGGCTCTGTTGATCGGATTGAGAATGGTAAACGTGGTCAAAGCCGAACACGTAACGATAAGGAGTGATTCTCAGTTAGTCGTTTGTCAAACTCtgggtacttttgaagctcgggattcggaaatgaggagatacgtagacagagtcaagttcttcttaaacaagattcaggagctcggaggAAAATGGGTAATAGAGCAAGTTCCTCGTTTGGAAAATCAAGAGGCCGATGTTTTGgccaaagcagcaacagtgaACGAAAAGATACCAGGAGTCCATTTCTCTGTTCAAGAGCATTCCAGTATCGACAACTATGAAACCATTTTTCTAACTCAGCCTTTGGAAAACTGGATGCAAGGTATAGCCCACTACCTGATGGATGGAACTCTGCCAGAAGACAGAGATAAAGCCTACAAAATCTTGCGACAAGCTCCGTACTACGCGTTCCTCGACGGAGTCTTGTACAGAAAGTCATTCACCcacccgtggtcgagatgcTTGACAGCGGAGGAAGGAGAGTATGTGTTGAGAGAGATACATGAGGGTATTTGCGGAGCACACATAGCTCCTCGCATGTTGGCTAAGAAAGCAGTGTTGCAGGGCTACTACTGGCCCCTGATGGTTAAGCAAGCagaggagatagtaaagaaGTGTGAGAACTGCCAGAGACACCAGAATATCCGACATGCTCCTACTACAGAGCAGTGTCCTATTACaagtccttggccatttgcaacgtggggaattgacatcctggggcctttcacgccaaccacggggcagaaaaagttcttgatagtggcagtagatcacTTTACTAAGTGGCtcgaggtagaggcagtgagCACCATCACGGAAGCTCGGATTCGGGATTTCTTCTGGAGACAAATTGTGTGTCGTTTCGGTATACCCAGAGCGTTGGTAACTGATAACGGAAAGCAGTTCAACTGCCGAGCCTTCAAGGAATTTTGCAACGACTTGCACATTGACCTGCGCTTCACGTCAGTAGTTCACCCGCAGAGCAATGGGATGACCGAGGTGACCAACCGGACGATCCTAAAAGGGCTCAAGGCCAGGCTAGGGGAGTTCGATAGacagtggctggaagagctaccGAAGGTCGTTTGGGCTTACAGAACCACGCCAAGGGCAGGCACaggagacaccccgttttctCTAACATATGGGTGCGAGGCCATGATACCGGTGGAAATCGGGATGCCAACTCTAAGGGTCCAGTTCTTCGATGAGGCTAAGaacgaggaagaacagaaaTTATGCTTAGACCTGCTGGAAGAGCGAAGAGAACAGGCAGCGCTaagaatcgaagcatacaagcaaagaatggctaagtatcataacaagagagttaaacccttgagtttccaagtcggcgatctggtcctacgacgggcagacattgctaagggaaatgcgggagtgggaaagctcgaacctaactgggaaggcccctatcgGGTCACGGAGGTCGGACGAGCCGGAGCTTATAAAatagcacacatgtcgggcagggtgctcccgagaacttggaactcccaggttcttcggaaatactatcagtagttacttgttttcattttcgaggtacctaggggttttttcacttatgtttgagttaggcttttgtaaaactcaaacataagtttttcccctcaatgaataaaaaagattaaaaagaattcatgtctttTTCAAAACCCGAGCACTTTACTCGGTAAaaaatccacgggctatgtgccaccagcgggctatgtgccatctacgggctatgtgccatctacgggctatgtgccatctacgggctatgtgccatctacgggctatgtgccaccagcgggctatgtgccatccacgggctatgtgccatccacgggctatgtgccaccagcgggctatgtgccatccacgggctatgtgccatccacgggctatgtgccatccacgggccatgtgccatccacgggctatgtgccaccagcgggctatgcgccatctacgggctatgtgccagccacgggctatgtgccatctacgggctgtGTGCCACCCACGGGCTGTATGCCACCTACGTACTACGAGCAATTCTCGACCCCGAGCTATGACAATCCCGGATCATCCCAAGACAATAGGCTATCCACGTCGAGCAACTTGCTTAAACTTGGTCTATGAATAACCAAGAACCTATCCTAGCATTTTTTATCCCACGTCTAAGTCAAGAGCCCATGTATAGAAACAACGTAGAAACTAGAAAATTTACACAACTGGAACCAGCTCGGCAGCTAAGCTAAGTTAACAATGAAAAACTTCATTCAGAAAGATAACAGGCAAACCGGCAAGCAAAAAACAAGATATACAAAGGCCAAAGTAATCGAActttgaaaaaatattcaaagtaTAACAAAGGAGCTCGGAGCTCAACACTACAAAATAAAGGGAAAAGTCATTCAGGAAAAGCAAGTATATACGAAAGAAAATATTCAAACTGGTAAAAAGAGCTCAAAGCTCAAACAATCCCAAAATTTACAAGACAGAgaaaaattgttcaaaactacaaaacaaaaaaaccaaattgttcgaaaattacaaaaacatcGGCATTAGTTCGGGCCTTGGTCTTGGTCATCAGCCAAATAATCCTCAATATCGGCTGGAACATCATAATCCTCGGGCAGCTCTTTAGCTCGGCGATGCAGCTCCAACACGTCTAGCTTGAAGTCCGAAACATCGACGTCGGCTCCAAACCGGCCTTTCACGAACTCGCCAACTTGAACCTCCCCGATGTACAGCATCCGCCGGAAATCCTCATACAGGCCTTCCTCCCGGGCAACTCCCTTGGCCACCTCGGCCTCTGCATCCTCGGCCCGCTTGGTCATCTCagttaattttttcttttgatcgGCCACGGTTTCTCGGAGACCTTTAGACGCCAACTCATTCCGAGTCGTCAAGGCGGACAGTTGCTTGGCAAAATCATCCTTAGCCGCAGAATGCTCATTCTCAAGCCGGCTATTTTCCCCTCTTAGCTTCTCCAGCATGTCCAAATCCTCGGCCCGACGATCCTCGGAACTCCTCAGCTTGTCCTCTAATTTGGCCACCAGAGAAGCACCATCCGAAGCTCTCTTCTCGGCCTCCGAGGCCCTTCTCTCGGCTTCACCAGCCCTCTTTTCAGCATCCCGGACCTTGGCAGCCTCCGCAAGTAAAAGCCTCTTGGCCAGTAGGAGGTCATCTTCATTCTGGCTGGCATTCCGATCAGCTCGGTACGACATCTGAGCCGCCTAAAAGAAAACACAGTTGTTTGGACAAGAGAAATGAATCAAGTAAAACAAAAAGACAAGCCAAGcaatatttaaacaaaatttttctTACCTGGATACAGAGAGCAGAAACGGTGGCCAGCAAGTTCTCGGGCTTATAAGTTTTATAATAAGCCTCGTCCTCGGGCAGAGTCGTCACCCGAGCAATGTCCCCCGCTATGGGCAGTTCATGAATTGATACCCGGACCCCGGGGTTATGCTGGCCGACCCACTCAGCAAAGCGCGCCCGAGTAATACCATCGGGCCCGGAAGCAGCGGTGCTGGAGTCCGACGAAACGTCCGGCAAATCCGGCATCTGGAAGTGGGAGGTCTGAGCACCGGAACCACCCACCCCAGGAGCCGCCTCCCGGGGGACCTCCTCAGCCTCTCGCGGCCCCACCACAGTCTCGGCAGATCCCAGGTCCACGAAAGGAATGTTCCCTCCTACTGGCTCAGCAGTGGGGGGGATATCGACACCACTAGGCAGTTGGACCCGTAGGGGAACCACGTGAATACCCCCCTCAGGGGCCGCGGTACTCGCCTTTGTTGGCCGAGGCCCCGAGGCCGCATCAGCCGCTGCCCGGGGAACAGCTGGAGGCACCAAGGTAGAAGCTCGGGTAGCAGGCCTCTTGCGCTTCTTCCCAGCAAGTTTAGCAGGATCCAGACTGTTCACTGCAATAACACAAAGGCACAATgagtcaaaaacaaaaaaacaaagcaAAAACAAACAAGAACAAGACAAAGTGCAAGCACAACACAGCAAGCAAAGTACCAAACAAGACAACGTGCTAAGACAAACACCAAACTAATAAAAACAAGCAAGACAAACCGGCACTAGCTGGAGCCGAGCTCTTCCAA
This region of Mercurialis annua linkage group LG1-X, ddMerAnnu1.2, whole genome shotgun sequence genomic DNA includes:
- the LOC126665545 gene encoding uncharacterized protein LOC126665545, which encodes MTAVRDGSPEWRLCFRAPFIHVSRGLLRVSECEGFLFFSLAKDFLVVLKLSVSSAVCAQGVSIVLQRFSASHTNFGDLGLCPLFGKRFSSNLEVSFDVLHVLMDSPPRKLSLIHSFSFSFVHFVYLVRLASSELVSLSLGMSGESSGREEGMGYDDHDAGTDEPSTEFYVVRPPGNEAPEVEEVGTSIPEPSRKGKEKKKAGNDKPEDRDIKTSRCTLGFLRAVRAAFGIPKEYELSVIPKGKRLNDVPPENTIMLTLEHLQSGIRFPISEQYQRLSDYFEVPLSQIHPNGVRHYSCFLKLCQQNGVTDSMRLFCCMYLMSLKDQSHFAYLRFRGERKDVPGGLVSGITDSLRDFKEDYFQISHPTAFQGMVTTWVTKCYKPLKWFHIPGPMERDDMYKLRDAAPAGEKAHADDLSPKVPFDYWKSSAPASAVNSLDPAKLAGKKRKRPATRASTLVPPAVPRAAADAASGPRPTKASTAAPEGGIHVVPLRVQLPSGVDIPPTAEPVGGNIPFVDLGSAETVVGPREAEEVPREAAPGVGGSGAQTSHFQMPDLPDVSSDSSTAASGPDGITRARFAEWVGQHNPGVRVSIHELPIAGDIARVTTLPEDEAYYKTYKPENLLATVSALCIQAAQMSYRADRNASQNEDDLLLAKRLLLAEAAKVRDAEKRAGEAERRASEAEKRASDGASLVAKLEDKLRSSEDRRAEDLDMLEKLRGENSRLENEHSAAKDDFAKQLSALTTRNELASKGLRETVADQKKKLTEMTKRAEDAEAEVAKGVAREEGLYEDFRRMLYIGEVQVGEFVKGRFGADVDVSDFKLDVLELHRRAKELPEDYDVPADIEDYLADDQDQGPN